A DNA window from uncultured Fibrobacter sp. contains the following coding sequences:
- a CDS encoding ABC transporter ATP-binding protein has translation MKKKSLLSWIFLFAKNKKKYYIASIFFALLRVACGIAPYIIIANIVRELLSGVRDWDVYLKECLVIAAFWFGNVLFHSISTTLSHVATFNVLGNIRKDLCNKLSRVPLGSVLDMPSGALKNILVERIDSMETTLAHVVPEFTSNLILPVLMFVYLFHIDWRMGLASLGTLPIGMVAMAVMFAGAQKWFDNSIQKTKALNDTAVEYINGIEVIKAFGKSKSSYDKFVVAAKEGSDCFVEWMRRCIWPHALAITVAPATLLTVLPFGGYFYYNGSITAVDFITVIIVSVSIMMPLLTIMSYSDDISKAGVIFGEVGSVLEMKELDRPIVDLHKPADNSITLKDVRFSYHKGIEGEEKKEILHGINMVLPEGSFTAFVGPSGSGKSTIARLIASLWDVDSGDIEIGGVNIRDLSLEEYNRRVAYVSQDNFLFDMSVRENIRLGRPSASDAEVEEVARQSGCYEFIMSLENGFDTIVGGSGAHLSGGERQRIAIARAMMKNAPIVILDEATAYTDPENEAIIQKSVAKLVQGKTLIVIAHRLSTVKDADKLYVIKDGNIDSCGTHQELLEKGGLYKSMWQAHISAKDSEEDA, from the coding sequence ATGAAAAAGAAATCTCTGCTCTCTTGGATTTTCCTGTTTGCCAAAAACAAGAAAAAATACTACATCGCAAGCATTTTCTTTGCGCTACTGCGCGTCGCTTGCGGAATCGCTCCTTACATCATTATCGCAAACATCGTACGCGAGCTGCTTTCGGGCGTGCGCGACTGGGATGTTTATCTAAAGGAATGCTTGGTTATTGCGGCATTCTGGTTCGGGAATGTCCTGTTCCACAGCATTTCGACGACGCTTTCGCATGTGGCAACTTTCAACGTGCTTGGCAATATCCGCAAGGACCTTTGCAACAAGCTATCGCGTGTGCCGCTGGGTTCTGTTCTCGACATGCCCTCGGGCGCTCTCAAGAACATCCTGGTAGAACGCATCGACAGCATGGAAACGACGCTTGCACACGTAGTCCCGGAATTTACCTCGAACCTGATTCTCCCAGTGCTCATGTTTGTCTACCTTTTCCATATCGATTGGCGCATGGGACTAGCCTCGCTTGGAACGCTCCCGATCGGTATGGTCGCCATGGCAGTCATGTTTGCCGGAGCGCAAAAATGGTTCGACAATTCTATCCAGAAAACAAAGGCATTGAACGACACCGCGGTTGAATACATTAACGGCATCGAAGTCATCAAGGCTTTCGGCAAGTCAAAATCGTCTTACGACAAGTTTGTTGTAGCAGCAAAAGAAGGGAGCGACTGTTTTGTCGAATGGATGCGCCGCTGCATTTGGCCGCACGCCCTTGCCATCACGGTCGCTCCTGCCACGCTATTGACGGTTCTGCCGTTCGGTGGTTACTTCTATTATAACGGTTCCATTACGGCCGTCGATTTTATCACCGTCATCATCGTTTCGGTGAGTATCATGATGCCGCTCCTCACCATCATGAGTTACAGCGACGACATCAGCAAGGCGGGCGTCATTTTCGGCGAAGTCGGTTCGGTGCTCGAAATGAAGGAACTAGATCGCCCCATAGTTGACTTGCACAAGCCGGCCGACAATTCCATTACGTTGAAAGACGTGCGCTTTAGCTATCATAAGGGAATCGAAGGCGAAGAAAAGAAGGAAATTCTCCACGGCATCAACATGGTTCTCCCCGAAGGGAGCTTTACCGCATTCGTGGGCCCGAGCGGTTCCGGCAAATCGACGATTGCACGCCTTATCGCCTCGCTGTGGGATGTTGACAGCGGCGACATCGAAATCGGTGGCGTGAACATCAGGGATCTTTCGCTCGAAGAATACAACCGCCGCGTCGCCTACGTTTCGCAGGATAACTTCCTGTTCGACATGTCTGTCCGCGAAAACATTCGGCTCGGGCGGCCTTCGGCATCCGATGCCGAAGTCGAAGAGGTGGCGCGCCAAAGCGGCTGCTACGAATTTATCATGAGTCTCGAAAACGGCTTCGACACGATTGTCGGCGGCTCGGGCGCCCACCTCTCCGGTGGCGAGCGCCAGCGCATCGCCATCGCCCGCGCGATGATGAAAAACGCCCCCATCGTCATTTTGGACGAAGCGACCGCCTACACCGACCCCGAAAACGAAGCCATCATCCAGAAATCCGTGGCAAAACTCGTGCAAGGCAAAACACTCATCGTCATAGCACACCGCCTTTCGACCGTCAAGGACGCCGACAAGCTCTACGTCATCAAGGACGGCAACATCGACAGCTGCGGCACGCACCAGGAACTGCTCGAAAAGGGCGGTCTGTACAAGTCCATGTGGCAGGCCCACATCAGTGCCAAGGATTCCGAGGAGGATGCATAA